From Lawsonia intracellularis PHE/MN1-00, the proteins below share one genomic window:
- the fliQ gene encoding flagellar biosynthesis protein FliQ → MTPEFVIGFARQSIELALLMAMPMLGIGLFVGIVVSVIQTATQIQEMTLTFIPKVVSIFVALLVAFPWMLDKMVTFTRNLILNIPDYIR, encoded by the coding sequence ATGACCCCAGAGTTTGTCATTGGTTTTGCAAGACAATCTATTGAGTTGGCTTTGTTAATGGCTATGCCAATGTTGGGGATTGGACTTTTTGTTGGCATAGTTGTGAGTGTTATTCAAACTGCAACACAAATTCAAGAAATGACATTAACATTTATTCCTAAAGTTGTGTCTATTTTTGTTGCACTTCTTGTAGCATTTCCTTGGATGCTAGACAAAATGGTTACATTTACACGCAACCTTATATTGAATATTCCAGATTATATCCGTTAG
- the fliP gene encoding flagellar type III secretion system pore protein FliP (The bacterial flagellar biogenesis protein FliP forms a type III secretion system (T3SS)-type pore required for flagellar assembly.) — MILKVPEKYSICIICVIIFLSVNLFFPLSIQAAEDIAIPNLQLTLSGGQTEPEKVSLLLEILFMLTVLSLAPAIMLTVTSFTRIIIVFHFLRQAMGIQQIPPTQILASLAIFMTVIIMFPVGKQINDTALQPYLDERLGFSEALTRAQAPLRTFLFKHTREKDLSIFYSIARMEQPKNKDDVPTILLSAAYVISELKTGFIIGFLIYIPFLIVDMVVSSVLLAMGMMMLPPMMVSMPFKLLLFVMIDGWNLLIGSLVNSFLL; from the coding sequence ATGATTCTGAAAGTTCCTGAAAAATATTCCATTTGTATAATATGTGTTATTATCTTTCTTTCTGTTAACTTGTTTTTTCCATTAAGTATACAAGCTGCAGAAGACATAGCTATACCTAATTTACAACTTACACTGTCTGGTGGACAGACAGAACCTGAGAAAGTTTCTTTATTATTAGAAATCTTGTTTATGTTAACGGTGCTTTCATTAGCACCAGCCATTATGCTTACTGTTACAAGTTTTACAAGAATTATTATAGTATTTCATTTTCTTAGACAAGCTATGGGTATTCAGCAGATTCCGCCTACCCAAATTCTTGCAAGTTTAGCTATTTTTATGACTGTTATCATAATGTTTCCTGTTGGGAAACAAATTAATGATACAGCACTACAGCCGTATTTGGATGAACGTTTAGGTTTTTCAGAAGCATTAACACGTGCACAAGCTCCATTACGGACGTTTTTATTTAAACATACACGTGAGAAAGATCTATCTATTTTTTACTCTATTGCTAGGATGGAACAACCCAAAAATAAAGATGATGTCCCAACAATTTTACTTTCTGCTGCTTATGTTATTAGTGAATTAAAAACAGGGTTTATCATTGGGTTTCTTATTTATATACCATTTCTTATAGTAGATATGGTTGTCTCAAGTGTATTACTTGCTATGGGTATGATGATGTTACCTCCTATGATGGTTTCTATGCCTTTTAAGCTACTGCTTTTTGTAATGATTGATGGTTGGAACTTACTTATTGGCTCATTAGTAAATAGCTTTTTATTATAA
- a CDS encoding FliO/MopB family protein yields MAWLYLISSLFSTIAVVQENKGSNVDKFSKVDTVVDQAIHTANEVATHADATFSWGNYFQAIGFMCLLLAGLWGAVWLVRRYGKFNFIPSPTALPRDALRMEAQLPLGAKKGLAVIKFLDRRLLIGITEKNIILLKDTILYNERDAQGFEHLLNGAEQHDSESS; encoded by the coding sequence ATGGCATGGTTATATCTTATTTCTTCCCTTTTTTCTACTATAGCTGTTGTCCAAGAAAATAAAGGAAGTAATGTAGACAAGTTTTCTAAGGTTGATACAGTCGTAGATCAGGCGATCCATACAGCAAATGAAGTAGCAACACATGCAGATGCCACTTTTTCATGGGGAAATTATTTTCAAGCAATAGGCTTTATGTGTTTATTACTTGCTGGTCTATGGGGAGCAGTTTGGCTGGTTCGCCGTTATGGAAAATTTAATTTTATTCCTTCTCCTACAGCTCTTCCTCGAGATGCACTAAGGATGGAAGCTCAGTTACCACTTGGAGCAAAAAAGGGTCTTGCTGTTATAAAATTTTTAGATAGACGCCTTTTGATTGGTATTACAGAGAAAAATATTATTTTATTAAAAGATACTATACTATATAATGAACGTGATGCTCAGGGTTTTGAACACTTGTTGAATGGGGCCGAGCAACATGATTCTGAAAGTTCCTGA
- the fliN gene encoding flagellar motor switch protein FliN, with protein MATEEELAAEWAASLEKTEEESAKVEEEELADAWASALAETEQQAVQEEKEKGFGSHAIEATFKDMTDIARTPRPEGSRRELDFILDIPLDVSAELGRTRLLINELLQLGQGSVVELNKLAGEPLEVFVNGKLVARGEAVVINEKFGVRLTDIISPIERVKQLA; from the coding sequence ATGGCTACAGAAGAAGAGCTTGCAGCAGAATGGGCTGCCTCTCTTGAAAAAACAGAGGAAGAATCTGCAAAAGTTGAGGAAGAAGAGCTTGCTGATGCATGGGCTTCTGCTTTGGCAGAAACAGAACAACAAGCTGTTCAGGAAGAAAAGGAAAAAGGTTTTGGTTCACATGCAATAGAAGCAACGTTTAAAGATATGACAGACATTGCAAGAACTCCTAGACCTGAGGGAAGTCGTCGAGAGTTAGATTTTATTTTAGATATACCCTTAGATGTTTCTGCAGAGCTTGGGCGTACTCGTCTTCTTATTAATGAGCTTCTTCAGCTTGGACAAGGTTCTGTTGTTGAGTTAAATAAGCTAGCAGGAGAGCCTCTAGAAGTTTTTGTTAATGGGAAACTTGTAGCACGAGGTGAAGCTGTTGTTATAAATGAAAAGTTTGGCGTAAGGCTTACAGATATTATTAGTCCTATTGAACGTGTAAAACAGTTAGCATAG
- the fliL gene encoding flagellar basal body-associated protein FliL: MPVDELPENNDTGGKPKKRSGLKIFIILLVLLLLLGVITGASWWLFLRSDATFKHLLEGGGNPGTSQEQSDNANKKEGGKGSSPTDPKPLLKPVSLPSVTVNLADPSGSKYLRIGMDVELSSEEAITNLLTQSARVRDAIILLLSSKTSDELVSAEGKVLLKNEVASRLNQILGEPRVVRIYFTDFVIQ; this comes from the coding sequence ATGCCAGTAGATGAATTACCTGAAAATAATGACACAGGAGGAAAACCAAAAAAGCGCTCTGGATTAAAAATTTTTATTATTTTACTTGTGTTATTATTACTACTAGGTGTGATTACAGGTGCTTCTTGGTGGCTATTTTTACGATCTGATGCAACATTTAAGCATTTATTAGAGGGAGGGGGTAACCCTGGAACATCGCAGGAGCAATCTGATAATGCTAATAAAAAAGAAGGAGGAAAAGGATCATCACCTACAGATCCAAAACCACTCTTAAAACCTGTCTCTCTTCCTTCTGTTACAGTAAATCTTGCTGATCCTTCAGGGAGTAAATATTTGAGAATAGGGATGGATGTTGAATTAAGTTCTGAAGAAGCTATAACAAATCTTTTAACACAGAGTGCACGAGTAAGAGATGCTATTATTTTACTATTATCAAGTAAAACTTCAGATGAGCTTGTTTCTGCAGAAGGAAAAGTTTTATTAAAAAATGAAGTTGCATCTAGGCTTAATCAAATATTAGGAGAACCAAGAGTTGTACGGATATACTTTACAGACTTTGTTATTCAGTAA
- a CDS encoding YggS family pyridoxal phosphate-dependent enzyme: MISEEFLKERLEFLHDQIQQAVVSSGRDKKSVKLIAISKFHPVKTIVNVFNYGQKAFGENYVQEAIYKQSELSGLPIEWHFTGRLQTNKIKNVVGQFEYIHTIDSIKLAKLLSSRLPEDGPSQKILLQVNIGDEPQKAGITVAELPFLAETILSLPKLKLCGLMCLPPITHKGKVVSCYFTKLRELRDRLEVLLDITLPELSMGMSNDYIQAIKEGATLIRIGTSIFGHRLNN; encoded by the coding sequence ATGATATCTGAAGAATTTTTAAAAGAGCGATTAGAATTTTTACATGATCAAATTCAGCAAGCCGTTGTAAGCTCTGGACGTGATAAAAAATCAGTAAAACTTATTGCTATTTCAAAATTCCATCCTGTAAAAACAATAGTGAATGTATTTAATTATGGACAAAAAGCTTTTGGAGAAAACTATGTTCAGGAAGCTATATATAAACAATCAGAACTTTCTGGACTGCCTATAGAGTGGCATTTCACAGGAAGACTTCAAACAAATAAAATAAAGAATGTTGTTGGTCAATTTGAGTATATTCATACTATTGATTCTATAAAGTTAGCAAAACTATTATCTTCCCGTCTTCCAGAGGATGGACCAAGTCAAAAAATTTTACTTCAAGTAAATATAGGAGATGAACCACAGAAAGCAGGTATAACAGTAGCTGAGTTACCTTTTCTTGCAGAAACTATTTTATCATTACCTAAACTTAAGTTGTGTGGTCTTATGTGTCTTCCTCCTATTACTCATAAAGGAAAAGTTGTTTCTTGTTATTTTACTAAGCTCCGTGAGCTGCGTGATAGATTAGAAGTGTTATTAGATATTACTTTACCAGAATTATCTATGGGAATGTCAAATGATTATATCCAAGCTATAAAAGAGGGAGCAACACTTATTCGAATAGGTACAAGTATTTTTGGGCATCGATTAAACAATTAG
- the era gene encoding GTPase Era yields the protein MNTQSSSNIGDKLKTYRCGWVALIGPPNAGKSTLTNTFVGQKVAIVTSKPQTTRNKIGGILTQDDMQVIFLDTPGICSEKNHVQGQLGKLMLQSAWQGLAIADSIVCVLDGGLYLKKPDLMDRDIEPFVEVLRQEVRPIVIVVNKIDVFHDKSRMLPMLAKLGEYFPTAEIFPISARYKNGTDKLLDTICLKLPEGEAIFPEDQLSTVPVRFMVAEIIREKLFEQLYQEVPYAVAVEVEKWDEESRKNQVVIYAVIYVARASHKAMVIGQAGERIKSIGTMARKEIKALLGKKVHLELWVKVRESWINDNQFLYELGFGTEEIG from the coding sequence ATGAATACACAGTCATCCAGTAATATTGGAGATAAATTAAAAACATATCGTTGTGGTTGGGTAGCACTTATAGGTCCACCAAATGCAGGGAAGTCCACCTTAACAAATACCTTTGTAGGTCAAAAGGTTGCTATTGTAACCTCAAAGCCTCAAACAACTAGAAATAAGATAGGTGGAATTCTTACACAAGATGATATGCAAGTTATTTTTTTAGATACACCTGGAATTTGTTCCGAAAAGAATCATGTACAGGGTCAGCTTGGAAAGCTTATGTTGCAATCTGCATGGCAAGGTCTTGCTATTGCTGATAGTATAGTTTGTGTTTTAGATGGTGGATTATATCTAAAAAAACCTGACCTTATGGATAGGGATATTGAGCCTTTTGTTGAAGTTTTGAGACAAGAAGTACGTCCTATAGTTATTGTAGTAAATAAAATTGATGTATTTCATGATAAGTCTCGTATGTTACCAATGTTAGCTAAACTTGGAGAGTATTTCCCAACGGCAGAAATCTTTCCTATTTCAGCACGTTATAAAAATGGTACAGATAAATTATTAGATACAATTTGTTTGAAGTTGCCTGAAGGTGAGGCAATATTCCCTGAGGATCAACTTTCTACAGTTCCAGTGCGTTTCATGGTAGCAGAAATAATACGGGAAAAGTTATTTGAGCAGTTATATCAAGAAGTTCCCTATGCTGTAGCTGTTGAAGTAGAAAAATGGGATGAAGAATCTAGAAAGAACCAAGTGGTGATATATGCTGTCATTTATGTAGCTAGAGCCTCACATAAAGCTATGGTCATTGGCCAAGCAGGCGAAAGGATTAAATCTATAGGAACAATGGCACGTAAAGAAATTAAGGCTTTGTTAGGGAAGAAAGTACATTTAGAGTTATGGGTAAAGGTCCGTGAAAGTTGGATTAATGATAATCAGTTTTTGTATGAACTTGGTTTTGGTACAGAGGAAATAGGATGA
- a CDS encoding zinc metalloprotease HtpX, with product MTSQIKTFILLAVLSGLLIVIGGVLGGRTGLIIAFGLALLMNIWSYWYSDSFVIRMYNAEPLSFDEAPMIHTMIEELAQSAGIPKPRIVVIPEDAPNAFATGRDPEHSVVAVTEGIIRILSPEELKGVLAHEVAHIANRDILIQTVASVIGSAIVSIANLLQFTAIFGFGQHNEDGENSNPLVVLAMALLAPIAATIIQFAISRSREYLADATGAKLTGKPLVLAGALEKLFNWNQQIPMQQGNPSTSELFIVAPLFSGNMATLFSTHPDIHDRVIRLRAMVQNHN from the coding sequence GTGACAAGTCAAATAAAAACTTTTATTCTACTTGCAGTCCTTTCTGGCTTACTTATTGTTATTGGTGGGGTGTTAGGTGGGAGGACAGGCCTTATTATTGCCTTTGGTTTAGCTTTACTTATGAATATTTGGAGTTATTGGTATTCTGATAGCTTTGTTATACGTATGTATAATGCAGAACCTTTATCATTTGATGAAGCACCTATGATTCATACTATGATAGAAGAGCTTGCACAAAGTGCAGGTATACCTAAGCCACGGATTGTGGTTATTCCTGAAGATGCACCAAATGCTTTTGCTACAGGTAGAGATCCAGAACATAGTGTTGTAGCTGTTACGGAAGGGATTATACGTATTTTATCTCCAGAAGAATTGAAAGGCGTTTTAGCACACGAAGTTGCACATATTGCAAACCGAGATATCCTTATTCAAACAGTAGCAAGTGTTATAGGTTCGGCGATAGTTTCTATTGCCAATTTATTACAGTTTACAGCTATTTTTGGTTTTGGACAACACAATGAAGATGGTGAAAACTCAAATCCTCTTGTAGTATTAGCTATGGCATTACTTGCACCAATTGCTGCAACAATCATTCAATTTGCTATTTCTCGTTCACGAGAGTACTTAGCAGATGCAACAGGTGCAAAGCTTACAGGTAAACCTCTTGTTCTTGCAGGGGCTTTGGAAAAACTTTTTAATTGGAACCAACAGATTCCAATGCAACAAGGTAATCCATCAACTTCAGAATTATTTATTGTTGCACCATTGTTTAGTGGGAATATGGCTACTTTATTTAGTACCCACCCCGATATTCATGATAGAGTCATACGATTACGAGCTATGGTCCAAAATCATAATTAA
- a CDS encoding hydantoinase/oxoprolinase family protein: MYIGLDMGGTHTDAVIINNKTVVAEAKVPTNHKNFSSSIEQALTQLFFTSKISSSLVTRITFGSTLAINAIVQNKQSPVGLLLGSGPGINPNWFTIGEHSFLTSAKLDHRGIEINPLQRGPLQTCINEWKKNGINTFACVSKFSIRNPKHENDMELVIQKIFEHYTTPVISKGHMLSGSLNFPRRITTAYWNAAVWNIHNKFITSIELVLKKFSINAPTFLLKADGGSIPLALSRSIPIEAIHSGPSASIMGLIALYPTSETCLLLDIGGTTTDISIIVKGKPILSTSGLIIQKKPTLIRALASYSIPLGGDSLVNIQLMDGIPHIKVGPLREGPAMAFDGEHPTFLDCLNILGYAQVGNITKSYDGISLLSKKYNIIPQDIAQSVVYSAQQQLQEGISHLLNEINSKPIHTIEALLENHNVQPTLCIVTGGPASSIKPLLNTILNLPIITPTKYTLVTNAIGAALTKPTAVLELYANTERQVCLVPSLNTQYPIPNSYSLKEACHDASNILKKYLQDITNTTTSPIIDIIEAQEFSTLDMVGKKGKDIRVVCQVRPELEFSLN, encoded by the coding sequence ATGTATATTGGACTTGATATGGGTGGAACTCATACTGATGCAGTTATCATTAATAATAAAACCGTTGTTGCTGAAGCAAAAGTACCTACAAATCATAAAAATTTTTCATCCTCAATAGAACAAGCTCTAACACAACTTTTTTTTACATCAAAAATTTCTTCCTCACTAGTTACACGTATAACCTTTGGAAGTACTCTTGCTATCAATGCTATTGTTCAGAACAAACAATCACCAGTAGGACTTCTCTTAGGTTCTGGCCCAGGGATTAATCCTAATTGGTTTACTATTGGCGAGCATAGCTTTCTTACATCTGCTAAGCTTGATCATAGAGGTATAGAGATTAATCCTTTACAAAGAGGTCCACTACAAACATGTATCAATGAATGGAAAAAAAATGGTATTAATACATTTGCGTGTGTATCTAAATTTTCTATTCGTAACCCTAAACATGAAAATGACATGGAATTAGTTATACAAAAAATATTTGAACACTATACAACACCAGTTATCTCAAAAGGCCATATGCTATCAGGCAGTTTAAATTTCCCACGTCGTATTACAACAGCATACTGGAATGCTGCTGTATGGAATATCCATAATAAATTTATAACTTCGATTGAACTTGTACTTAAAAAATTTTCTATTAATGCTCCAACTTTTTTACTGAAAGCAGATGGTGGATCCATTCCTTTAGCACTATCACGTTCTATCCCTATAGAGGCTATTCACTCTGGCCCTTCTGCAAGCATCATGGGACTCATCGCATTATATCCTACTTCTGAAACATGTCTCCTTTTAGATATAGGTGGAACAACAACAGATATTTCTATCATAGTAAAAGGTAAACCAATATTATCAACATCAGGGCTAATTATCCAAAAAAAACCTACATTGATAAGAGCATTAGCATCTTACTCTATACCTCTTGGAGGAGATTCTTTAGTAAATATTCAACTAATGGATGGAATCCCCCATATAAAAGTAGGACCACTACGTGAAGGACCTGCAATGGCTTTTGATGGGGAACACCCCACATTTCTTGATTGTCTTAATATCTTAGGCTATGCACAAGTAGGGAATATTACTAAATCTTATGATGGTATTTCCTTACTTTCTAAAAAATATAATATAATTCCACAAGATATTGCACAATCTGTTGTATACTCAGCACAACAACAACTACAAGAAGGAATTAGCCATCTTCTCAATGAAATAAACAGTAAGCCTATACATACAATTGAAGCACTTCTTGAAAACCATAATGTACAACCAACACTATGCATAGTTACAGGAGGACCTGCTAGTAGTATTAAACCATTATTAAATACTATACTAAATCTACCTATAATAACACCAACTAAGTATACTTTAGTCACAAATGCTATTGGAGCAGCACTGACAAAACCAACAGCTGTATTAGAACTTTATGCAAATACAGAAAGACAAGTTTGTTTAGTACCATCCCTCAACACCCAATATCCTATTCCTAATTCTTACTCACTCAAAGAAGCTTGTCATGACGCATCTAACATTCTGAAAAAATACCTTCAAGATATTACAAATACAACAACTTCCCCAATAATAGATATTATTGAAGCACAAGAATTTTCAACACTAGATATGGTTGGTAAAAAAGGAAAAGATATCAGAGTAGTCTGCCAAGTAAGACCTGAACTTGAATTCTCTTTGAATTAA
- a CDS encoding GAK system CofD-like protein, giving the protein MTKLSPLMKYQTLTYGLSIQQGLVVDPKIVFFSGGTALREVASCLTQYTKNATYLITPFDSGGSSAVLRQAFSMPAVGDLRSRLISLADRTSPEYKEKIFLFEYRLPKQASSKALLDEMCQLRDGNHPMMYHFSNVTLQFVKEEIRFFLTQLPEGFDLSGASIGNILLTSRYLQENRDLFAAVTFFSHWLGSKGVVRPLIDANIHLCVQLENGEIYIGQHRFTGKKDSQVSSPIRKIWFSKSLDKVELAVLKADTFICEYIHSADLICFPMGSFFSSVVANLLPVGIAEAICNTCCPKVFIPNLNNDPELFGLSLKEQIQYLGYILRSGEAKQNIYPDIILVDRNTNNYPGGIPYKWLIRNGIELISTELITKTYAPYFDPQKICQTLIQILNRNVYNITQSTMNNSYC; this is encoded by the coding sequence ATGACTAAGTTGTCACCGTTAATGAAATATCAAACACTTACTTATGGTTTAAGTATACAGCAGGGATTAGTTGTTGATCCTAAGATTGTATTTTTTAGTGGTGGGACAGCTCTTAGAGAAGTAGCATCGTGTCTTACACAGTACACAAAGAATGCTACATATCTTATTACACCATTTGATTCTGGTGGGAGTTCTGCAGTATTACGTCAAGCTTTTTCTATGCCTGCTGTGGGGGATTTACGTTCAAGATTGATATCTCTAGCAGATAGAACTTCTCCAGAATATAAAGAAAAGATTTTTTTATTTGAATACAGGTTACCAAAACAAGCATCATCAAAGGCATTATTAGATGAAATGTGTCAACTGAGGGATGGTAACCATCCAATGATGTATCATTTTTCAAATGTCACTTTACAATTTGTAAAGGAAGAAATTCGTTTTTTTCTTACACAATTACCAGAAGGTTTTGATTTATCTGGAGCAAGTATAGGTAACATTCTTTTGACATCAAGGTATTTACAAGAAAACAGAGATCTTTTTGCAGCAGTGACATTTTTTTCTCACTGGTTAGGGAGTAAAGGTGTTGTTAGACCTCTTATAGATGCTAATATACATTTATGTGTACAGTTAGAAAACGGTGAAATTTATATAGGTCAACATCGTTTTACAGGAAAGAAAGATAGCCAAGTTTCTTCACCAATACGTAAAATATGGTTTTCAAAATCACTGGACAAAGTAGAATTAGCTGTTCTTAAGGCAGATACGTTTATTTGTGAATATATTCATTCTGCTGACTTGATTTGTTTTCCTATGGGAAGTTTTTTTTCTTCTGTGGTTGCAAACTTACTGCCTGTGGGGATTGCTGAAGCAATATGTAATACCTGTTGTCCAAAAGTTTTTATTCCTAATCTTAATAATGATCCAGAGTTATTTGGTCTTTCTTTAAAAGAACAAATACAATATCTAGGATATATCTTAAGAAGCGGTGAAGCAAAACAGAATATTTATCCAGATATAATACTTGTAGATAGAAATACAAATAACTATCCAGGAGGTATTCCTTATAAATGGCTTATAAGAAATGGTATAGAATTGATTTCTACAGAGTTGATAACTAAAACTTATGCTCCTTATTTTGACCCACAAAAAATTTGCCAAACTTTAATACAGATTCTGAATAGAAACGTTTATAACATAACTCAATCTACTATGAATAACAGTTATTGTTAA